A genomic region of Kribbella sp. NBC_00382 contains the following coding sequences:
- a CDS encoding TadE family type IV pilus minor pilin has translation MRTRDERGSVTAEAAFVFPVLLAVLALGLWLVGTVITNVRCIDAARDTARAVARGESMESARQLGERAAPPGAAITITRQDLTVHVEVTATPSKPRGLLAAFPHPTPQATAVIQTEPDLTEPDLTASARGDG, from the coding sequence ATGCGAACCCGAGACGAACGCGGATCCGTCACGGCCGAGGCCGCCTTCGTATTCCCTGTACTACTTGCTGTGCTGGCCCTCGGCCTCTGGCTGGTCGGCACGGTGATCACCAACGTCCGCTGCATCGACGCGGCCCGGGATACAGCCCGAGCCGTCGCACGCGGCGAGTCCATGGAGTCAGCTCGCCAGCTAGGCGAACGCGCAGCCCCACCAGGCGCCGCCATCACCATCACCCGGCAAGACCTCACCGTCCACGTCGAGGTCACTGCCACCCCATCCAAGCCACGCGGCCTCCTCGCCGCCTTCCCGCATCCGACCCCCCAAGCCACTGCCGTCATCCAAACCGAACCAGACCTCACCGAACCAGACCTCACAGCATCGGCTCGAGGCGATGGCTGA
- a CDS encoding ArsR/SmtB family transcription factor, which translates to MPTAAVGELYVDPVGGVERLAEQVEAYWELAIAPHWGRIRTLLEGDLLYRGRKLSQAGHAWLFDDLAGTVKWLDESLQIRHRRFKGVRQLAGEGLLMTPSAFVWPTVCSSTIPPWQPTLTYPARGVATLWSEPVRTTSAGVAAVLGRSRAGVLMLLDSPRSTTELAVRIGLIAGGVSQHLGALRAGGLVTPHRVGRVALYARTSAAEALLEAAEQGD; encoded by the coding sequence ATGCCGACGGCTGCGGTCGGTGAGCTGTACGTCGATCCGGTGGGTGGCGTCGAGCGGTTGGCTGAGCAAGTGGAGGCGTACTGGGAACTGGCGATCGCACCGCATTGGGGACGGATCCGCACATTGCTTGAGGGGGATCTGCTTTATCGCGGGCGGAAGCTGAGTCAGGCGGGGCATGCCTGGCTCTTCGATGACCTGGCCGGCACTGTGAAGTGGCTTGACGAGTCTTTGCAGATCAGGCACCGGCGGTTCAAAGGCGTGCGTCAGCTGGCCGGCGAAGGGTTGCTGATGACGCCGTCTGCCTTTGTCTGGCCGACGGTGTGCTCGAGCACGATTCCGCCGTGGCAGCCGACGCTGACCTATCCGGCTCGTGGGGTGGCTACGCTCTGGAGTGAGCCGGTACGGACCACGTCGGCCGGTGTCGCCGCAGTACTGGGTCGGTCTCGGGCGGGGGTGTTGATGCTGCTCGACTCGCCTCGGTCTACGACAGAGCTGGCTGTGCGCATCGGGCTGATCGCCGGTGGCGTCTCGCAGCATCTGGGGGCGTTGCGTGCTGGAGGGTTGGTCACTCCGCATCGGGTGGGACGGGTTGCTCTGTATGCGCGGACCTCTGCGGCGGAGGCTTTGCTGGAGGCAGCCGAACAGGGCGACTGA
- a CDS encoding SDR family NAD(P)-dependent oxidoreductase, with protein MTTNINSTSIGLLSGKVVFITGASRGIGAAAARLFAAEGAAVVLASRSTDVLEKLVAEIRGDGGVADAVTVDLADRASIRAAIDRVDELHGRLDGAFNNGAAIQHQPGPLDTTTDEDIEEQFAVNFRAHWTAMNAEYALMRRGGGGAIVNTSSIGSRRANPALPAYGAMKRALNSITETAAVTWAPQGVRVNGITPGGTATEMIDTWEAATPGIVDRINASTPLGRMADPREIAELAAWLLSDRASVVTGAIIPIDGGAGA; from the coding sequence ATGACCACGAATATCAACAGCACATCCATCGGCCTCCTCAGCGGCAAGGTCGTTTTCATCACTGGCGCGAGCCGCGGCATCGGGGCAGCTGCAGCGCGCTTGTTCGCCGCGGAGGGGGCCGCCGTCGTGCTTGCTTCCCGCAGTACGGACGTACTAGAGAAGCTCGTCGCCGAGATCCGCGGTGATGGCGGTGTTGCGGATGCCGTCACCGTGGACCTCGCCGACCGGGCGAGCATTCGCGCTGCCATCGACCGGGTCGACGAGCTGCACGGGCGGCTCGACGGCGCGTTCAACAACGGCGCGGCGATCCAACACCAGCCCGGTCCGCTCGACACGACCACCGATGAGGACATCGAGGAGCAGTTCGCGGTGAACTTCCGGGCGCACTGGACCGCGATGAACGCGGAGTACGCCCTGATGCGACGAGGCGGAGGCGGCGCGATCGTCAACACCTCGAGCATCGGCAGCCGCCGCGCGAACCCAGCCCTCCCCGCGTACGGCGCGATGAAGCGCGCCCTCAACAGCATCACCGAGACAGCCGCCGTGACCTGGGCCCCGCAAGGCGTCCGCGTGAACGGCATCACCCCCGGCGGCACCGCGACGGAGATGATTGACACCTGGGAGGCGGCAACCCCAGGAATCGTCGACCGAATCAACGCCAGCACCCCACTCGGCCGGATGGCCGACCCCCGCGAGATCGCCGAACTAGCCGCCTGGCTCCTCAGCGACCGCGCCTCCGTAGTAACCGGCGCCATCATCCCCATAGACGGCGGCGCCGGCGCCTGA
- a CDS encoding Rv3654c family TadE-like protein, giving the protein MADRTERGSATLLSLGIAAVLLAACAMGVLWAAVSVGHHRADAAADLAALSAAQAQQSNPYTACATAGRIVDAQGASLKYCQAEGDTITVAVAVRLHLGAFGTPMLTGEARAGPIEGADWPSDRGEDWPADG; this is encoded by the coding sequence ATGGCTGACAGAACAGAGCGCGGCAGCGCCACCCTGCTGTCCCTCGGAATCGCAGCTGTCCTACTAGCCGCCTGTGCAATGGGAGTGCTGTGGGCCGCGGTATCGGTAGGCCACCATCGAGCCGATGCAGCCGCCGATCTCGCAGCCCTCAGCGCAGCCCAAGCCCAACAGTCCAACCCCTACACCGCCTGCGCGACCGCCGGCCGAATCGTCGATGCCCAAGGAGCCTCGCTGAAGTACTGCCAAGCCGAAGGAGACACAATCACCGTCGCTGTAGCGGTGAGGCTCCACCTAGGCGCATTCGGCACGCCGATGCTGACCGGCGAAGCCCGCGCCGGACCGATCGAAGGAGCAGACTGGCCGAGTGACCGAGGAGAAGACTGGCCGGCTGACGGATGA
- a CDS encoding DUF4244 domain-containing protein: protein MSKALVPARRSRKRTERGAATAEYAVTVVAACGIGGVLIALFKSPAMLTLLKAIINYALKAAGVDGVQL, encoded by the coding sequence ATGTCCAAGGCGCTGGTACCCGCTCGCCGATCCCGCAAGCGCACCGAGCGCGGTGCCGCCACCGCGGAGTATGCCGTGACGGTGGTCGCGGCCTGCGGGATCGGTGGCGTCCTCATCGCGCTGTTCAAGTCGCCGGCGATGCTGACGTTGCTCAAGGCAATCATCAACTACGCGCTCAAGGCCGCCGGTGTCGACGGCGTGCAACTCTGA